The DNA segment CAGTTGGGGTCTGCCTTTTAGCCAGTGTACCACAGATACGGGTTATGTTTAGCGCTGGCAGCCAAATGGCACCGGCTGGAGGTTTATCAGTGCTGATGGGACAGTGCTGTAAGATATATAAGCAGAACAAGAGAAGATAGTAACCCTCCATCTCTGGCAAGTGCTGTGACACTTGTGATATGCTTATACTTGGAGGGGAGCATATTCCAGAAATAGCCAAATTGGCAGGGTTTCACAACAAAGGGCTAGAGATCCTACAGACAAAGTTACAGGGTGCTGCACCCAGCTAATAAACCCTGATACTCAGAGCAAGAGCAGCTGCAACCTTCCAGATGGCAGCTCCCTTCATGTAAACCAGTTCAAACCTCTCTACACTTCACTTGCAGCTCTAGGCTGGCTCACTCCCAGCCAGCCTGCAAGCACTTACCAACAAGATGCAGAAGCATCATGGGACACCCCTGtcccagggaaagcagctggCCTAACGCTATAACCCCTGGTATGTTTATTAACACCCTTATGGTTTCAGATCCTGACGGATCAGGATGTCATAGCTGTAGAGCTCAAAGCAGTGTTTGTCACTGCTAATCATCTTCTGAACACTCTGGAGGCTGTGGATGTAAGTGTTGTCCATATCCGCAAAGAGAACTTCCACTGACCCTGCCCCACACCTGGCGGTCGAGCACTGTCCAAGATGGTCAGTCACCAGCTTGCAGCCCTGAGACATCCAAACACAATTATACGAAGCCAATCCCAACAGATGACCACACATTTAGCccacatgatttttttcaaacatcaCCCTATAGTCTCCACagcccagtaaaaaaaaattcttagtaAAAAGCCAGAGACCAGAAGATAGGGGCCACCAACCCCACAATGCAGTTAAACTCTTCAGGCTTGACTACTGTACAGctatagggaaaaaaaggtccCCAGGTCCCCATCAAAAGTTCCCTAACAGCAATCAACATCCTCTCTTCTATCAGGGTACTGCAAAGACCCTCCTTTCCCTACAAACAAGGGAGATTTATAGAAAGGAGCAGCCCATAAAATTGGAAGTTCAACACCATCCTCCATTACTCTCAAACATTGACCCTCATCTCAGATTCATGAGCAATCTGACATCCCAATTTTCTctcagctgccacctcttgaGAGAGGAAGCTTAACAGTGACAGTTGTGTGCAGCAATGTCAACCTTGCTGTATCACTGAGGTCTTAGAAGCGAAGGGCTAAGCTATAAGATGTCTACATCTCAGAAGGGTGCTAACCAGAAAGTTATTAGGTTTAAAGTCAAAAAGATCAGCCTTATAGATGCACAGACAGCTGCAAAGCAACATTAAAGCAGAACGCTCGCCCAGCCTCTCTCCTAAATCTGCTATCAAGGAAATTGCATTTATGGGTATCAGGAGACAAGACAGCACAGTTAAGTGGCTGAAGCACACAGCCACGGCATGGCAGCTGGCAGGATGAGGTCAGCTTGCTTGCATCTGCCAGAAGAGCCCCAATGGCAGGCAGTGGGGGAATAGTCTGCAGACAGTGAGTACCCCTCACCTTCCTGGGATCATAATCAGGTGCAGTCTTTTGCACTGCCACATTTGTGAGATGAACATCTGGAACAAAGTAGAGATAAGGATCGCAGACAAATAGACATTGAACAAGCAAATATGGAATTCTCACTCTGAACAGTCCTCTTCTGCCCCAGTGCCAATTAATTATCTTCCCTGTCTAATCACAGGCTTCAGCCACCTAAGCTTAAATCCAACACTGCATGATGATACCTTACTAAaattgcaggaaagaaaataaaagtcagAAGTAATCAAGAGGGGTATCTAGAAAATGAAAGAGTGACTGCCCTGAGCTAGTACTGTACCTCATGGCTGGCATGAAGCTTTTCATGTCACCATGTCTCCAAACCCCAGCACACCTTCACCCAAGGCAGCTTGCTGTACCCCTACTCTGGAAAGGCTTTTGATTGTTCAGAGCAAGCATGAACTGTGCTGAACTTTCACGGAGAGAAGTGATGGATTTTCCTGTCTCCTGAGCCATCAAATTGAGGTGGGATACCTTTTGGGAAGATGCGTTAATCAAATGAAAGCTATCAAACTCAATACAGTAGCAAGTGCGACACATAGGAAATCAAATAGTTCTCTCCCATGAAATCACCCTGCCCTTACGTTCTGTGAAgctaaggaagaagaaaggctgCCAAAATTCAACCACTAACAATAAAACCAGGACTGACATTTCAGCTTCAGTCCTAGCTGATTTTTCAAACTGACATTTCCAGTGATCTGGTGACACCAGTTTTCCAATGAAAAAAGACTGGAGAGAGGCAGGGTGACAGCGGCAGCAATAGGACAGCCGAATCCTACAGGTGTTTGCAGGAGTCAGAAGTGACAAGGTTTGTCTGATGCAACTAATACCAAGCAGTAGAATTGTACAGTTCTTTTCTTACCCTTCTTTGTGGCACATAGAGACAGGTAGGATACAGCGATCATCTCTGCTATTCAGAGTAAATCGTGTattagaaaagcaagcaaatccACCTCTGTATAACCAGGCCTTCAGTGGGATGtactgggagaagaggaaaggagcaACTGGACATTAAGGCAAGGAAGTCCATTTCTAGCATAATAATGGTGGTTTGCACTTACAGAGGTCTCTAGAACATAAACTCTCAAGTCAAACTTTCGACCCATGAAGTGCAGAGAAATGTATAGTATTACCCAGCTGCTGATATTGCTGCTTAGTGTTAGATGTACCCAAGATCAGaagtttatatataaatacatgcaCAAAGTGTAAGAAGTCAGATCCCAGATAAAGTATCTGACCATTTCGGAAAATCCACTGTAAAAAAACTATGTTGTTGCCCTGAGGAACGGTGAAGGATTATGGCGTGACACAGGCACAGGAGAACAGAACAAGTCACCAGCAGAATAAGAGGATGAAATAAGAGCAAAGGAACAAAATGTCTCTTGGATATTCCccaaagagaagacagagagtGGTTCTCACCTTCTTCAATCAACAATATCCTTCAGTTTTCAGAACAGGAAAATTCCTTCACCATGTGACCTGCCAACCTACATATGGAAGAGCAGATTTACTGGCTTTAACGTTAGCATTTCCTGCAGTTTCCCAGAATTTCAGCGTAGAAGCCCTGCATAACCTGATTCATCATCTGTTTGTATGCAAGCACATTTATTTAAGGTTatgggggggaaggggataCAACAGCAGCTCTCTAGTGCAAAAAGCTCAGATTTGCAAGTGTTAGGAGGATTCTTGGAGGaaagggcagagcaggcagccagCCAATGGGGAAGTTCCACAGtaccaaataaacaaaccctGTCACATGCTTGCAGAAATATAAGTAACGCAACATATGGCGTTGGGAATTTTGTTAAGTCACATTTTAAATTTGTGTACGTTACAGAAGAACTTAATTAAGCAGGAAAATCATGAAAGATTTCAGAGAACTATGGCAAGGAAGAGCAGAACAATCCTGAAGACAGCCTAGGCTGCATGATGTATTAAAAGTGGGTGACGAGTGGCCCAGATAAGCCACCCAAGAAGCAAGGCTCCTCATGGCACCTTCCCAAGGAGGTCCAggctcctgcagctccaggaTGTGGCACTGTGCACAGCCTGACCTACTACTGCATCTGAGTGTGGGAGTAGGCAACCTGAGACGTCACAACATGGGGCTGCTCAGGAGCACAGACCAACAGAAGGAGTAACAGGGAGTTTATTTTTACTTGCCTGCGAGTTTTGAGGTCACCCACAAACTATTTCATTTAAGTTGTTAGTATAATCTCAGTAATCACAGGCTTTTCATACATCCTTGTTTACTGTGTTCTGGTTATTTACCAAGTTAATTGAGGTTGTGGGCATAAAATCAGCTTAatgtaaggtttttttgttgccaATTAACACGTTCCCATTTGTAGAGTTAGGTAATCACTAGCTGCTATCCTCCTGGCTGTAATTCACATGCTATTTTGCGTAATTACCTCCCATTCACTTCTCACAAGTGTGCCCTTACCGATGGGCCTGACTTGCAGCGTAAGACAAATCCTCCTGTCCCAGCCTCCTTGACAGACCTGCTGCGCAAAGCAAAGTGACTGCTCGCTTGCAGGTCTCTCAAATgggtgtatttttaattatgcaCCATGGCATGATACTCATTTTAAATGACTTGAATCATCTGGCAGAAGCAAGGCATTTCTCAGCATCACATTGTATTGTTGTAATTTCTAAAGGAAACACAATTTTTCCTTGGTACCCAGGACACTGGCTGAAGTGGAAGTTGCATTCAGCACAGCTCCAGGCAGCTGTAGGTTTGGGGGGACAAATGTGATTCAGAGCATGAGGCTACCCTTCAGGTCTCtaactgcagagcagagagaagcTAATGCCAACCAAATCCACCCCAACTTATGCTCCAGGCTGCTCATGGAGTATCCTGTAATCTCTTCGCATTCTCAGGATGGAAGACTTCTCAGTCAATTGACTGGACTTACACGGGCTGACATCTAACATAGTGGGATTTCCCTAAAACCAAACAGATGTTTTCATAGCTCCATCTTTAGGGGCTGCCCAATTAGacagctgtgctgcacacacacacaccccacctTCTTGCACACCTGCAGCCGAACTGAAAGATTTCAGAGCATGCACTCGGCCATAACCTCACAGCGAGAACTCCTGGGAGCACAATCTGTTCCTCCACACAAGAACTCTGCACTTTATACCTTCACCACTGAGTTAACTTTGGCTCTACAAATAAACTGAGCTGTCTTTCGACTGCTGAAGTAAGTTGTTACACAAGAAGAAGTGTTTTGGTAGTACATGTTGACCAGGAAACTGGCAAGGAGCACTGCTGCTCCTAGCCACCTTGCTCTGCCCAGTTCTTCCTGCGGATTTCCTGCatattttcctctccctctgcagaACGAAGGCATCCATTCATCTCTGTCTCACTTTCCCTGGGAGAGCAAATACTTACCGGTTTCATAAACCAAGTGATGCCAGGATTCTTGCAAAATTCTTCCACAAACAAATGGTActctgaaagcattttgaagGTCTTCAGAATAAAGGCACATTTTGTTGTCTCAAACtttcctgcttctctttctAACTGCTTCTGAAACCTCTTCAGATTCTTCACTAAGCAGTTCTTCTGACTCAGCTGggtaaaaagagaaatataagGTTCAATGCAACAAACGCTCCCACAGTCTGACTCGCTTTAATTGCCCTTGAGAAGTTTCTGGGGATCAAATGCACCGCATACtctgatgattaaaaaaaacccagatatcACTgagaactgctttttctttgtggaGGAGAAGGCTCAATTTCAATTTTCTGTATCTCCGCATGAATGCGAGAAGCTAGAACAGAGCAGGTCTTACAATCCACGTTCTACCCTTTCTACTGGAGCTTTCTCACACAGTCAGCACACTCCTCTCCAGGACAGGCAGCGCTGATCAGCGCTGCCCACACTGACTCTGCACGCAGACTGACCCCCCATGGCCACGGCAGCCCAGTCCCACCGCTCCTGAACCACCGCAGGTTACGGCCCAGTGTTACAAACCACGCTCAGCCTCCATTCATGCCATGGCTGGTGGGCATGAAGGCTCAGAGTGGGAACGCATCCCGCTCAGCCGCTGTGCTGTAGTGGAAGCAACACCCCAGAGAGGACTGGGCAGGCCTCTCAGGCTGTAAGAGTTTTTTACCTGTTGCAACTAAACCTGCCCACTGATACAAAGGAGACTCCCGCAAATGCAGCCATTTTGGAAGCCCTATCGCAATACACCATCCTCAGGTGGTTTTAAGGCAAAAGCTCCTTTACCCGGGTAGACGGGACACAGCGCACAGCCCGGGTACAGGAGGCCCTGCTGGCACTGTGCTTGCCCTCACCTGCACAGGGAGTGTCCAGGGTTTAACACGCTGCCTCGGGGATGAGGCAAGAGCCGGGGGCGCAGCGCCTTGAACCCACCGCATGCCCCGCTCACGGGCCGTTACCCTCACTTCTGCCTTTGACTAcgactgctgcttctgccctccCCCGCGGGCTGccggcctgggcctgggcctgggcccGGGTCTGAGCCTGAGCctgggcccgggcccgggcccgaGCCCACCAGGCCGCGCCCGTCCCCATGGCAACGGCGCCGCTGCGCAGCAGAGGGCGCTGGCGGGACCGGAAGTCCGGGTCTGGCCACACCCCCGGCCTGAccccgcccccggccgcccccggcccggcccccccggggTCTCAGACGCgtcacctccccccccccccccccgagaccTGTGTCCCCACCGTGTCCCGGTCCCCTCAGCTCCCCCAGTCCCCTCGATCCCACCCTGTGGGCTCCCACCACCCCCCGCAGCCCATGTCACCCCATCCCCTGTCATCCTGCCCTGTGTCCCCAGGtcccctgccctgtgccccccccccgtgtccccctgcCCGGttcccccccacgtcccccacCCCATGCCCCCCATGCCCTGTAAGTGCCCCACATCCCTACCCCGTgtccccctgccctgtgcccccaggTCCTCCACCCCATGTGGGGCCACAGCGTGTCACCCCACAGGGCGCAaatgggggtgtgtgtgggggggtccccgaCCCCTGACCGCTGCTGGGCATGGACGGCGACCAGCCTTTCCCCAGTCCCAGTGAGCCCAGCAGCGGCCCAGTGTGATGCACCCGGCTACTGGGGCCGGTGGCAGAGGGGGACAGCCAACAGGTCTAAAAAGTTCTAAAATCCAGCCCAGGATGTCACTCTGAGGGGGGGGTCCGGGGTGGTGGGTGACAGGCAGCGGGTGAGCCCTCACCCACCGGACCCCTGCCCACAGCTGACGGGACCCACCGGCACTGCCCAAGCCGgctgccctgcagagccccCCCGGGGAAACCCAcgcagacccccccccaggcagggcagggatgctgcGTCACCTGCCTGCAGGTGGGCACGCTGCGGGCAGCCCTGAGGCGTGGGGGGCCGGGGTCTCGCCCACCCTGTGGCGGGCGCAGGCAGGGAAAGGCATGGCGCAGGCAGGGAAAGGCATGGcgcaggcaaggacaggcaTGGTGCAGGCAGGGACGGGCATGGCGCAGGCAGCAGTGGGCATGGCGCAGGCAGGGGTGGGCATGCCGCCGGGCGCTTCGCCGCGTGGCCGCACAGACCTTCCTTGATGGAACGGGACAAAGGTTTTGTTCTTCTCCCAACACTGCAGCCTTGTGCGgccgcggcgggcagcggcgaCAGGCGGCAGCCGGCGCGGCCCCCACGCTCCCACGCCACGGCGCAGAGGGGGAGTTTCTCCTCCTTTGTCTGCTCCAGGCGAGAGCGGCAGCCGG comes from the Haliaeetus albicilla chromosome 2, bHalAlb1.1, whole genome shotgun sequence genome and includes:
- the TTLL9 gene encoding LOW QUALITY PROTEIN: probable tubulin polyglutamylase TTLL9 (The sequence of the model RefSeq protein was modified relative to this genomic sequence to represent the inferred CDS: substituted 1 base at 1 genomic stop codon) is translated as MGRKFDLRVYVLETSYIPLKAWLYRGGFACFSNTRFTLNSRDDRYVHLTNVAVQKTAPDYDPRKGCKLVTDHLGQCSTARCGAGSVEVLFADMDNTYIHSLQSVQKMISSDKHCFELYSYDILIRQDLKPXGWLLEVNASPSLTASSQEDSELKCHFLKDTLHIVDRESRLTGKEKRVGGFDLIWNDRPVSRGGDLGALVNENVKANTRLGCYNGRKKQLKQLFRNLPAQQKV
- the LOC138688929 gene encoding probable alpha-tubulin polyglutamylase Ttll1, which codes for MRWVQGAAPPALASSPRQRVKPWTLPVQLSQKNCLVKNLKRFQKQLEREAGKFETTKCAFILKTFKMLSEYHLFVEEFCKNPGITWFMKPQVCQGGWDRRICLTLQVRPIGKGTLVRSEWEVGRSHGEGIFLF